In Etheostoma cragini isolate CJK2018 chromosome 19, CSU_Ecrag_1.0, whole genome shotgun sequence, the genomic window TTAAAAGACAATTGCAAAAGGGGAGCACATCAGAATAGCCACCTATCTGCAGCATGACCTTTCGAGAACTCCGGGGATTTCTCTGCAGTTCTCTTGCTTTATTGAAAGTCAGACACATAGAGataacaaagagaaaacatctgttatttggtttatggcTACCTAAAAGAACCAGGGCAAAGTGCAGGCCTGCACTCTGCCTCATCTGACTGACCTCGGATCTAAGACACTGGTTATCTCTGTGACATACCACAGCGAGACATTTATTGCCTCTTGGTTATGCAGCAGCgactaaagaaaacacagacactgtttgaaagaaaagcagtattgttaaatgtgcatataagaTTATAAAATATAGTAAGCATATAAGTTCATATGAAAAGCaagatatgaatatataataatcatgaAAGCTATAAatgaaagtcataatattttaaGACACTACTGCAGAGAAATAcgaaataaaagacttataaaaatgaatttctctgtcaaGGATGACgaaggagaagaagacagagCGCTGGAAGTGGAGACCTTAAGGTGCTAAGCTGTTGAGTCAGTTTGTGGTTCAGAAGTTGTTAATGTCTGGTCAGGGGTGGTTTATTTTGGGGTTCAGAAGCTGAAGAAATGAGGATTTTTGATGTCTGATTGGGGGTAAATCAGGTTCACAAGTTGCCGGAATAAAGGTTGTTGATGTCTGGTAGGAGGTGTTAGTTTGGGGTTCAGAAGTTGCCAGAATAAAGGCCGTTGATGTCAGGTTGGAGGTGNNNNNNNNNNNNNNNNNNNNNNNNNNNNNNNNNNNNNNNNNNNNNNNNNNNNNNNNNNNNNNNNNNNNNNNNNNNNNNNNNNNNNNNNNNNNNNNNNNNNGTTTGGGGTTCAGAAGTTGCCAGAATAAAGGCCGTTGATGTCAGGTTGGAGGTGTTAGTTTGGGGTTCAGAAGTTGCCACAATAAAGGCAGTTGATGTCTGGTCAGAGGTTTTAGTTTGGGGTTCAGAAGTTGCCAGAATAAAGGCAGTTGATGTCTGGTAGGAGGTGTTAGTTTGGGCTTCAGAAGTTGCCAGAATAAAGGCAGTTGATGTCTGGTAGGATGTGTGAGTTTGGGGTTCAGAGGTTGCCGTAATGAAGGCAGTTGATGTCAGGTCAGAGGTGTTAGTTTGGGGTTCAGAGGTTGCCGTAACGAAGGATGTTGATGTCTGGTCGGGGGTGTTAGTTTGGGGTTCAGAAGTTGCCAGAATAAAGGCAGTTGATGTCTGGTAGGAGGTGTTAGTTTGGGGTTCAGAAGTTGCCAGAATAAAGGCCGTTGATGTCAGGTCGGAGGTGTTAGTTTGGGGTTCAGAAGTTGCCGGAATAAAGGCAGTTGATGTCAGGTCGGAGGTGTTAGTTTGGGGTTCAGAAGTTGCCGGAATAAAGGCCGTTGATGTCTGGTAGGAGGTGTTAGTTTGGGTATCAGAAGTTGCAGTAACGAAGGCCGTTGATGTCTGGTCGGAGGTGTTAGTTTGGGGTTCAGAAGTTGCCGGAATAAAGGCAGTTGATGTCTGGTCAGAGGTTTTAGTTTGGGCTTCAGAAGTTGCCAGAATAAAGGCAGTTGATGTCTGGTAGGAGGTGTTAGTTTGGGCTTCAGAAGTTGCCAGAATAAAGGCAGTTGATGTCTGGTAGGATGTGTGAGTTTGGGGTTCAGAGGTTGCCGTAATGAAGGCAGTTGATGTCAGGTCAGAGGTGTTAGTTTGGGGTTCAGAGGTTGCCGTAACGAAGGATGTTGATGTCTGGTCGGGGGTGTTAGTTTGGGCTTCAGAAGTTGCCAGAATAAAGGCCGTTGATGTCTGGTCGGAGGTGTTAGTTTGAGGTTCAGAAGTTGCCGGAATAAAGGCAGTTGATGTCTGGTCAGAGGTGTTAGTTTGGGGTTCAGAAGTTGCCGGAATAAAGGCCGTTGATGTCAGGTCGGAGGTGTTAGTTTGGGGTTCAGAAGTTGCCGGAATAAAGGCCGTTGATGTCTGGTAGGAGGTGTTAGTTTGGGGTTCAGAAGTTGCAGTAACGAAGGATGTTGATGTCTGGTAGGATGTGTGAGTTTGGGGTTCAGAGGTTGCCGTAATGAAGGATGTTGATGTCTGGTCGGGGGTGTTAGTTTGAGGTTCAGAAGTTGCCGGAATAAAGGCAGTTGATGTCTGGTCAGAGGTGTTAGTTTGAGGTTCAGAAGTTGCCGGAATAAAGGCAGTTGATGTCAGGTCGGAGGTGTTAGTTTGGGGTTCAGAAGTTGCCGGAATAAAGGCCGTTGATGTCTGGTAGGAGGTGTTAGTTTGGGGTTCAGAAGTTGCCGGAATAAAGGCAGTTGATGTCTGGTAGGAGGTGTTAGTTTGGGGTTCAGAAGTTGCCGGAATAAAGGCAGTTGATGTCTGGTAGGAGGTGTTAGTTTGGGGTTCAGAAGTTGCCGTAATGAAGGCAGTTGATGTCTGGTCAGAGGTGTTAGTTTGGGGTTCAGAGGTTGCCGTAACGAAGGATGTTGATGTCTGGGAAGTTGAGTTAGTTTGGGGTTTAATAGTTGGATACGTTATAGTTGATGGGAGAGTTGTTATAGGTGGAGCAGTGGTTGTTAATGTAAAGgtagttgtttgtgtgtctgtagttGTAGGTATTGTGGTACTACTTGGAGTACCAGTAGTTGTGAGGAAGCTAGTTGTGGTGGAGGTATAATCAGATGTAGAAAAACAAGGAGCAGATGTTCTAATGTCAGTGTGAGACGTGGTAGGACCTGTTCGATCAACCCCACCATGGACAGCACCACCAACTATTACACCGATAACACCTACTACACAGATAACAACAGCTATTCCAACGAGAACACCACCAACACTTCCTTCTATTTCTGGTCCTTCGCCATTTTCTGAattacc contains:
- the LOC117935176 gene encoding mucin-5AC-like, which produces MKNKYGWSHTQTEIKLRPPAHSFSSILSWILLWQILRSSHLKYVMTSLEGGHLLPLAAFLFLSIVPMVTEVVNSTSDCGEFLLHDTSPWVPGILENGSIVGPERYKIICQTYENQRRFLTLYNTQNRIPVFSAYKYRGKREGTHRPPWKIEPQLEDTINMWDGKTYHNQATDEDYKNNKRGYNRGHLFPSSYAFNANEQISTFTLTNIVPQAKSFNGGSWEKMETCTKCIMEKFCINSNDAKEAFLVTGAKPSKDNTLKDRVNIPSMLWSAFCCYSKNKKKWLASAHWGVNVDTQPEYLQTKTLAELQETLSTGNSRFGMFPRTQCPLHTTVAELYLEVDQNCKCPPQASTTSAPPTTTTTKKKGNSENGEGPEIEGSVGGVLVGIAVVICVVGVIGVIVGGAVHGGVDRTGPTTSHTDIRTSAPCFSTSDYTSTTTSFLTTTGTPSSTTIPTTTDTQTTTFTLTTTAPPITTLPSTITYPTIKPQTNSTSQTSTSFVTATSEPQTNTSDQTSTAFITATSEPQTNTSYQTSTAFIPATSEPQTNTSYQTSTAFIPATSEPQTNTSYQTSTAFIPATSEPQTNTSDLTSTAFIPATSEPQTNTSDQTSTAFIPATSEPQTNTPDQTSTSFITATSEPQTHTSYQTSTSFVTATSEPQTNTSYQTSTAFIPATSEPQTNTSDLTSTAFIPATSEPQTNTSDQTSTAFIPATSEPQTNTSDQTSTAFILATSEAQTNTPDQTSTSFVTATSEPQTNTSDL